One Prodigiosinella aquatilis DNA window includes the following coding sequences:
- a CDS encoding formate hydrogenlyase maturation HycH family protein, producing MNTRVIFYALNQKFLDTQDKIPEQAQQVMYYSLAIGHHVGVIDCLKRVLECPLTEYESWIDQLAEGEAKRKMAGLMKFGEITIDSTHTTLLGGAFSTLDSTQDHYAEWTRTLMDYLGAIDRETALYLMVKRVDY from the coding sequence AAATTTCTCGATACACAGGACAAGATCCCGGAGCAGGCGCAGCAGGTCATGTACTACTCGCTGGCTATTGGTCATCACGTCGGGGTCATTGATTGTCTGAAACGGGTATTGGAATGCCCGCTGACAGAGTACGAAAGCTGGATCGATCAACTGGCGGAGGGTGAAGCCAAACGAAAAATGGCCGGTTTGATGAAATTCGGTGAAATTACGATTGATAGCACTCACACCACCCTGTTGGGTGGTGCTTTCAGCACACTGGACAGCACGCAGGACCACTACGCTGAATGGACCCGCACCCTGATGGACTATCTGGGGGCGATTGACCGTGAAACGGCTCTCTACCTGATGGTGAAACGCGTTGATTACTGA
- a CDS encoding SDR family oxidoreductase produces MTDHKTLLLTGASRGIGHATVKHFHAAGWTIFTASRQSWVEDCPWAEGLLNHIHLDLEDIDSLSAAIPMIKERLGGRLHALVNNAGVSPKGEDGSRLGVRETDYATWIRVFNVNLFSTAILANGLFDELQAAQGSIINITSIAGSRVHPFAGAAYATSKAGLSALTREMACDFGKHGIRVNAIAPGEIDTAILSPGTLEMVEHTVPMKRLGKPEEVASLIYFLCTAGASYVNGAEIHVNGGQHV; encoded by the coding sequence ATGACAGATCATAAGACACTGTTGTTAACCGGTGCCAGCCGGGGGATCGGCCACGCGACGGTCAAACATTTCCATGCCGCGGGCTGGACCATATTTACCGCCTCGCGGCAAAGTTGGGTGGAAGACTGCCCTTGGGCTGAGGGATTACTCAATCACATTCATCTCGATTTGGAGGACATCGACAGCCTGAGCGCGGCCATACCGATGATTAAAGAGCGTCTCGGTGGACGACTGCATGCACTGGTCAATAATGCTGGTGTTTCTCCCAAAGGGGAAGACGGCAGCAGGCTGGGCGTGCGTGAAACCGACTATGCCACCTGGATTCGAGTATTTAACGTCAATCTGTTCTCCACGGCGATACTTGCCAACGGCTTGTTTGACGAATTGCAGGCCGCCCAGGGAAGCATCATTAATATCACCTCTATCGCCGGTTCCCGCGTACATCCGTTTGCCGGAGCGGCTTATGCCACTTCAAAAGCCGGGTTATCCGCGCTCACTCGTGAGATGGCATGCGACTTCGGCAAACATGGTATTCGCGTTAACGCGATTGCGCCCGGCGAAATTGACACCGCCATTCTTTCACCGGGAACACTGGAGATGGTGGAGCATACCGTCCCCATGAAACGGCTGGGAAAACCGGAAGAAGTGGCGTCGCTGATCTATTTTCTCTGTACGGCGGGCGCCTCCTATGTCAACGGAGCGGAAATTCACGTCAACGGGGGACAGCATGTCTGA
- the hycI gene encoding hydrogenase maturation peptidase HycI yields MVLTVGNTMMGDDGAGPLLAERMTQQPIDGWSVIDGGAIPENTAHTLRELCPQRLLVVDATDMGLNPGEIRIVNPDRIAEDLLMNTHNLPLNFLIDQLKEDIPEVIFIGIQPALVAFYFPLGPEVTQAVDTLYQRLATWEGNGGFSPLE; encoded by the coding sequence ATGGTGCTTACCGTCGGTAATACCATGATGGGCGACGATGGCGCGGGTCCGTTGCTGGCCGAGCGCATGACGCAACAGCCGATTGATGGTTGGTCGGTGATTGATGGCGGCGCCATTCCAGAAAACACGGCGCACACGCTACGCGAACTGTGTCCACAGCGCCTGCTGGTGGTGGACGCCACTGATATGGGTCTCAACCCTGGCGAAATCCGCATCGTCAATCCTGATCGTATCGCCGAAGATCTGTTGATGAATACCCACAACCTGCCGCTAAATTTCCTCATTGATCAGTTGAAGGAAGACATTCCCGAAGTGATTTTTATCGGCATTCAGCCAGCACTGGTGGCGTTCTATTTTCCCCTCGGCCCGGAAGTCACTCAGGCGGTAGACACATTGTACCAGCGGCTGGCGACCTGGGAAGGCAATGGCGGGTTTAGCCCGTTGGAATGA